One Leptospira levettii genomic window carries:
- a CDS encoding single-stranded DNA-binding protein, with protein sequence MKNLSYIILDGNLTSDPEEKTIAGGKSLAQFTVAVNHSQNNPDGKEKDDVSFFEVEAWEKLGENCVEYLKKGSKVTVMGNLKQNRWKTPDGESKSKVKVTASTVRFDSMRKREEKVA encoded by the coding sequence ATGAAAAATCTATCGTACATCATTTTGGATGGGAACTTAACTTCTGATCCAGAAGAGAAAACAATTGCTGGAGGTAAGTCACTGGCACAATTCACAGTGGCAGTCAATCACTCTCAAAACAACCCAGATGGAAAGGAAAAGGATGATGTTTCTTTTTTTGAAGTGGAAGCTTGGGAAAAGTTGGGTGAAAACTGTGTGGAGTACTTAAAAAAAGGAAGTAAAGTGACTGTGATGGGCAATTTAAAACAAAACAGATGGAAAACTCCTGATGGAGAAAGTAAATCAAAAGTGAAAGTCACAGCTTCCACAGTTCGATTCGATAGTATGAGGAAACGAGAAGAAAAAGTAGCATAA